One Penicillium oxalicum strain HP7-1 chromosome III, whole genome shotgun sequence genomic region harbors:
- a CDS encoding GPI-anchor transamidase, with translation MHFFVRLLQALLALFLLGNASAEHTSNWAVLVSTSRFWFNYRHLANVLSLYRTVKRLGIPDSQIILMLPDDMACNPRNAFPGTVYSNADRAVDLYGDNIEVDYRGYEVTVENFIRLLTDRLDEDVPRSKRLGSDAGSNVLVYMTGHGGDQFLKFQDAEEIGAWDLADAFGQMWEKKRYHELLFMIDTCQANTMFTHFYSPNIVATGSSELDQSSYSHHADNDVGVAVIDRWTYYVLEFLETQVTSANSKLTLGDLFDSYDLSKIHSQPGVRWDLFPGGEQEGRLRTVVDFFGNVQNVEIENANATDPGSLKEDLAEIARLVEKWRKRDAEYAAIIGNSTSQSTDTQSSTIRLKSKKTVGPTKMADESSWAKRLVGLSVVGACTAAWVAGTILGRSA, from the coding sequence ATGCACTTTTTCGTTCGCCTTCTCCAGGCCCTTTTagccctctttcttctcggaaATGCAAGTGCCGAGCATACATCGAACTGGGCTGTGCTAGTTTCAACATCAAGGTTTTGGTTCAATTACCGCCATCTCGCCAATGTCCTGTCCCTTTACCGCACTGTGAAACGTCTCGGCATTCCCGACTCCCAGATTATTCTCATGCTTCCCGACGATATGGCTTGCAACCCTCGCAATGCCTTCCCGGGGACCGTCTACAGTAATGCGGACCGTGCCGTCGATCTCTACGGCGACAACATCGAGGTCGACTATAGGGGATACGAGGTCACGGTGGAGAACTTCATTCGCCTGTTGACTGATCGATTGGATGAAGACGTTCCTCGCAGCAAGCGACTTGGATCTGATGCAGGAAGCAATGTTTTGGTTTACATGACAGGCCACGGGGGCGATCAGTTTCTCAAATTTCAAGATGCTGAGGAGATTGGCGCATGGGACTTGGCTGATGCGTTCGGGCAGAtgtgggagaagaagcgctACCATGAACTTCTTTTCATGATCGACACGTGTCAAGCCAACACGATGTTTACACATTTCTATTCGCCCAATATTGTCGCTACAGGCTCCAGCGAGCTCGACCAGTCTTCCTACTCTCACCATGCGGACAACGACGTCGGCGTTGCCGTCATCGATCGCTGGACGTACTATGTGCTGGAGTTCTTGGAGACACAGGTAACCAGTGCCAACTCTAAATTGACCCTGGGGGATCTTTTCGACTCCTATGACTTGTCAAAGATTCATTCGCAGCCCGGTGTCCGTTGGGATCTTTTCCCCGGTGGCGAGCAGGAAGGTCGTTTGCGCACGGTAGTCGACTTCTTTGGCAATGTCCAGAATGTAGAGATTGAGAATGCCAATGCCACCGACCCCGGATCTCTCAAGGAAGACCTTGCTGAAATCGCGCGACTGGTCGAGAAATGGCGCAAGCGGGATGCAGAGTACGCTGCTATTATCGGTAACTCGACGTCTCAGAGCACAGACACCCAGTCCTCTACTATACGTTTGAAGTCTAAGAAGACAGTTGGCCCCACGAAAATGGCCGACGAAAGCAGCTGGGCCAAGCGCCTAGTTGGGTTGTCCGTTGTTGGGGCGTGCACTGCCGCCTGGGTCGCTGGTACAATACTTGGTCGAAGCGCTTGa